One window of Chamaesiphon minutus PCC 6605 genomic DNA carries:
- a CDS encoding urea amidolyase associated protein UAAP1, whose protein sequence is MTTTIASQQEIDANLVLLNEKLPGGDYWHGIIKRGNTLRITDSAGSHGVSLVLYNADNPIERLNVADTAKIQFNAFLKQGMVMYSDMGRILCSITSDTSGCHDLICGCSNAASNTAKYGDGDFNNSRNNFLKALGKRGLSRKDLMPNINLFSRVHVLPDGNLQYDRSCEQAGNYIDLRAEMNVLAIVSNCPHVLHPSTEYKPQPIQLTIWKSPAPTADDVCRTANPEVVRGFINTDALFAQD, encoded by the coding sequence ATGACTACAACTATAGCTTCACAGCAAGAAATCGATGCCAATCTAGTGCTACTCAATGAAAAGTTGCCAGGAGGCGACTATTGGCATGGCATCATTAAGCGAGGTAATACGCTCCGCATTACTGACTCAGCCGGATCGCACGGTGTTTCCCTAGTTTTATACAATGCCGACAATCCGATCGAACGGCTGAATGTCGCCGACACTGCCAAAATCCAGTTTAATGCCTTCCTCAAACAAGGGATGGTAATGTATTCGGATATGGGCAGAATTTTATGCTCGATTACTAGCGATACATCTGGCTGTCATGACTTGATTTGCGGCTGTAGTAATGCGGCAAGTAATACCGCTAAATATGGCGACGGCGACTTTAACAACTCGCGCAACAACTTTCTCAAAGCATTGGGAAAACGGGGCTTAAGCCGTAAAGATTTGATGCCAAATATCAATTTATTCAGTCGCGTTCATGTCTTGCCCGATGGCAATTTGCAATACGATCGATCTTGCGAGCAAGCGGGTAATTATATTGATTTGCGAGCTGAGATGAATGTCCTCGCGATCGTGTCAAATTGTCCCCATGTTTTGCATCCGAGTACCGAGTACAAGCCGCAGCCAATTCAATTAACAATCTGGAAATCGCCAGCACCGACGGCTGATGACGTTTGTCGGACGGCAAATCCTGAAGTCGTGCGCGGATTTATCAATACTGACGCGCTATTTGCCCAGGATTAA
- a CDS encoding allophanate hydrolase-related protein, with protein sequence MSDTCKLAVNGTLMRGLELNDNLQQVGALFFEETTTAPIYRLWSIADRHPAMMRVSARGQSIALEIWSVPVVELVRILQQEPAGLCIGKIKLADNREVLGVLGEPFLCEGQQEITKFGGWRNYLISKGNISSES encoded by the coding sequence ATGTCAGATACTTGCAAGTTAGCTGTGAATGGAACTTTGATGCGCGGATTGGAGCTAAATGACAATTTACAACAGGTGGGCGCACTATTTTTTGAAGAAACCACTACCGCTCCGATTTATCGTTTGTGGTCGATCGCAGATCGCCATCCGGCTATGATGAGAGTGAGTGCCAGGGGACAATCGATCGCTTTAGAAATCTGGTCTGTCCCTGTGGTGGAACTAGTACGAATCCTACAACAGGAGCCAGCAGGATTGTGTATTGGCAAAATTAAATTAGCCGACAATCGCGAGGTTTTGGGCGTTCTGGGCGAGCCATTTTTATGTGAGGGACAACAGGAAATTACTAAATTTGGTGGTTGGCGTAATTATCTTATATCCAAGGGAAATATCTCGAGCGAGTCATAA
- the crtH gene encoding carotenoid isomerase produces MTVSAIAETGASFDDRTTFDAIIIGSGIGGLVTATQLAAKGAKVLVLERYLIPGGSAGYFDRQGYRFDVGASMIFGFGKQGTTNLLTRALAAVGESIETVADAVQVQYHLPKDLDIKVHRDYEQFLQELATKFPQSASGIRKFYDECWQVFNCLNAMDLLSLEELRYLTRVFFQHPASCLGLVKYLPLNVGDIARKYIRDPEVLKFIDIECYIWSVVPAEMTPMINAGMVFSDRHYGGINYPKGGVGQIAQKLVSGLEKAGGKIQYQSRVTKIVTEGGRAVGVELANGKTLRAKKIVSNATRWDTFEQLLPPAEMPSKERKWQERYQKSPAFLSLHLGVEARVLPEGTECHHVLLEDWTQMEQPEGTIFVSIPTLLDPSLAPEGHHIIHAFTPSWMSDWQGLSPTEYQAKKEERAGVVIDRLERIFPGLNAGLDFMEIGTPRTHRRFLGRADGSYGPIPRRKLPGLLNMPFNRTAVPGLYCVGDSTFPGQGLNAVAFSGFACAHRIAADLGM; encoded by the coding sequence ATGACTGTGAGTGCTATTGCTGAAACTGGTGCGTCGTTTGACGACCGAACTACTTTTGATGCGATTATTATTGGTTCGGGAATTGGCGGATTGGTAACGGCGACTCAGTTGGCTGCTAAAGGTGCGAAAGTATTGGTGTTGGAACGATACCTGATCCCCGGTGGCAGTGCGGGTTATTTCGATCGTCAGGGGTATCGATTCGATGTTGGTGCTTCGATGATTTTTGGATTTGGGAAGCAAGGGACTACTAATTTATTGACGCGCGCGCTCGCCGCCGTGGGTGAAAGTATCGAAACGGTGGCAGATGCGGTACAGGTACAATATCATTTGCCTAAAGACTTAGATATTAAAGTTCACCGAGACTACGAACAGTTTTTGCAAGAATTAGCGACCAAATTTCCACAGTCGGCTAGCGGCATTCGCAAATTTTATGATGAGTGTTGGCAAGTATTCAACTGTCTGAATGCGATGGATTTACTGTCGCTGGAGGAGTTGCGGTATCTCACTCGGGTATTCTTCCAGCATCCGGCTTCTTGCCTAGGTTTAGTTAAGTATTTACCATTAAATGTCGGCGACATCGCTCGTAAGTATATTCGCGATCCCGAGGTTTTGAAGTTTATCGATATCGAATGCTATATTTGGTCGGTGGTACCTGCGGAAATGACCCCAATGATTAATGCAGGAATGGTATTTTCCGATCGACATTATGGTGGTATTAATTATCCTAAAGGTGGGGTCGGTCAAATTGCCCAAAAGTTAGTTTCGGGACTAGAAAAAGCTGGTGGCAAAATTCAATACCAATCGCGAGTGACAAAAATTGTCACTGAAGGGGGTCGCGCTGTTGGTGTCGAATTAGCAAATGGCAAAACTTTGCGTGCCAAGAAAATTGTCTCCAATGCCACTCGCTGGGATACTTTCGAGCAATTATTACCGCCAGCAGAGATGCCCAGCAAAGAACGCAAATGGCAAGAACGCTATCAAAAATCGCCAGCTTTTTTGAGTCTGCATTTGGGGGTAGAGGCGCGGGTATTGCCCGAAGGCACCGAGTGTCACCACGTCCTGCTAGAAGATTGGACGCAGATGGAGCAGCCAGAGGGGACGATTTTTGTGTCGATTCCCACTTTACTCGATCCGAGTTTGGCACCAGAGGGGCATCATATCATTCATGCGTTTACACCCAGTTGGATGAGCGATTGGCAAGGTTTGAGTCCGACGGAATATCAAGCCAAAAAAGAAGAACGTGCGGGAGTCGTAATCGATCGATTAGAGCGCATTTTTCCTGGTTTAAACGCTGGTTTGGATTTTATGGAAATCGGTACTCCCCGCACTCACCGTCGCTTTTTGGGTCGTGCTGATGGTAGTTACGGGCCGATCCCGCGCCGCAAGTTACCAGGATTATTAAACATGCCCTTCAATCGCACCGCAGTACCGGGACTCTATTGTGTGGGCGATAGCACTTTTCCGGGACAAGGATTGAATGCCGTGGCATTTTCGGGATTTGCGTGCGCGCACCGAATCGCCGCCGATTTGGGCATGTAG
- a CDS encoding tetratricopeptide repeat protein yields the protein MKAPLVLLALLLSALSMPTAVAASPSLPVNTTKPAESHNYQGTTKFQQGDPRGAILEFDRAISIDPKYAEAYINRAVAKLGLGDKQGAISDYSRAIEIDPQDALNYYNRGVAKFDAGDKQGALSDFNRAIAIKPDDAESYCNRGAVKLSLGNKKGGIADLNAGAKLFRQQGQMSDYQKTIELIRQAKK from the coding sequence ATGAAAGCTCCGCTTGTGTTGCTCGCGCTCCTCTTGTCCGCTCTCTCAATGCCAACCGCTGTTGCTGCCTCGCCTAGCTTGCCTGTAAATACGACCAAGCCTGCTGAATCCCATAATTATCAAGGTACTACTAAATTTCAACAAGGAGACCCGCGCGGGGCAATATTAGAATTCGATCGGGCGATCTCGATCGATCCAAAATATGCTGAAGCCTACATCAATCGCGCCGTTGCCAAGCTGGGGTTGGGCGACAAACAGGGGGCAATTTCTGACTACAGTCGCGCGATCGAGATCGATCCTCAAGATGCTCTCAATTACTACAATCGTGGTGTAGCCAAATTTGATGCAGGAGATAAGCAGGGCGCGCTATCTGACTTCAATCGCGCGATCGCCATCAAGCCTGATGATGCGGAAAGTTACTGCAATCGTGGTGCCGTGAAGTTGTCTCTAGGAAACAAGAAAGGCGGGATTGCCGATTTGAATGCAGGTGCTAAATTATTTCGCCAGCAGGGGCAGATGAGCGACTATCAAAAAACGATCGAGCTAATTCGACAAGCTAAAAAATAG
- a CDS encoding AAA family ATPase, with translation MFNSLDPIWLFLGGLVIRYGGDLLKIIIEFGLQRLACQITIAETNPIYSAICWELERTGKVYDFSELIYTATPLVPPAVESPTLKTRLQPRSGWIGVGYQGAYIGIRRHDFKVTDLQNTQLLTLATLRWWQPQMLTWLTKIETNYNLEAPLIVRLIGGTISIVRTQTKRRIETLAIDAQTETELFSDLDRFLQSRDLYRQRGIPWRRGYLLYGPPGTGKSSLIQAIASHYDRQLVSLSLTDMDDSALLRAWSEITATSLVALEDIDSVFSGRKPLGELSFSALLNTLDGAGAVEGSITILTTNHRSQLDPALIRPGRCDREFELGYLTPESCAKMFGCFFPDSPLVANITAQLGSYRVSPAAWQNYLQSQDSAELAAKNCDFAELQVAD, from the coding sequence ATGTTTAATAGTCTCGATCCGATTTGGTTGTTTCTGGGCGGCTTAGTCATCCGTTATGGTGGTGATTTGCTCAAAATCATCATTGAATTTGGGCTTCAGCGATTGGCGTGTCAAATTACGATCGCCGAAACCAACCCAATTTATAGCGCGATTTGTTGGGAGCTAGAACGCACGGGCAAAGTTTATGACTTTAGCGAATTAATCTACACCGCCACGCCACTAGTCCCGCCAGCAGTCGAATCACCCACGCTCAAAACCAGACTCCAACCGCGATCGGGATGGATTGGTGTCGGTTATCAAGGTGCCTATATCGGCATCCGCCGTCACGACTTTAAAGTCACCGATCTCCAGAATACCCAGCTTTTGACACTCGCAACATTGCGATGGTGGCAGCCGCAAATGCTTACCTGGTTGACAAAAATCGAAACTAATTACAATCTCGAAGCTCCGTTAATCGTACGTCTAATTGGCGGGACGATTTCGATCGTCCGGACTCAAACCAAACGCCGCATCGAGACTCTAGCCATCGATGCCCAGACTGAAACCGAACTATTTAGCGATCTCGATCGCTTTCTCCAAAGTCGCGATCTGTATCGACAACGTGGCATTCCCTGGCGGCGCGGATATCTTCTCTACGGCCCCCCAGGGACTGGTAAAAGCTCCCTAATTCAAGCGATCGCTAGTCACTACGACAGGCAACTTGTCTCGCTTTCCCTGACCGATATGGACGATAGTGCGCTGCTCCGTGCTTGGTCGGAAATCACGGCCACTTCGCTCGTCGCCTTAGAAGATATCGATAGTGTATTTTCTGGGCGCAAACCCTTGGGCGAACTATCATTTAGCGCGCTCCTCAATACCCTAGACGGCGCAGGAGCCGTCGAAGGCAGCATTACCATCCTCACTACCAATCATCGCTCGCAGCTCGATCCCGCCCTGATTCGTCCCGGTAGATGCGATCGCGAATTTGAGTTAGGTTATCTCACGCCTGAAAGTTGCGCCAAGATGTTTGGTTGTTTCTTTCCCGATTCGCCCTTAGTCGCAAACATCACCGCGCAATTGGGTAGTTATCGAGTTTCTCCGGCGGCATGGCAAAACTATCTCCAATCCCAAGATAGTGCCGAGTTAGCGGCGAAAAATTGTGATTTTGCCGAGCTGCAAGTTGCAGATTGA
- a CDS encoding serine/threonine phosphatase, whose protein sequence is MLICPYCHSVNPQHHNFCQDCGRSLKHYACKSCGNNVEFDAESCSQCQATSGTYWWAIIEPTADENIEPPQTPAPAVAEVRANDTADAVCSNTEELYPLSVARESSTDYLDSEQYPNPWDSPTPPTATLVQPTGSAGPANDLADSLSVPLSINDDLTISPWDTTDSPPDPSNNNGVSPAIPSPGDGPNDPALINSQPLVPTTYLGPQCQYRLLDPVVIQLLKPNDSSQVRVIDRQPFCNSLLEILMEQEPVTIDSMTADAANQAVDGVAIAPIATRSPEIYRQWQFWNSHGIPKVAQAYIALQVSLPGTIPTIRDSWKNDGKTVTIVEDRSTWPQLIDNWNEPHIPSSQRIYWLDSTLKLWVALEPWQMRQSLLEVANLLLDEDGRICFGRLYPEPTDRQLQLADLAQMWKVLFDRFNLADANQLHSLSLVNLLQAIHSGEIERVEEVRARLGQIAYELEPKQLSAPLQPPSSADLSSPQDAPTMALALNLLDLEQAAATHTGKKRDHNEDCYGIVSRIDRQDTPKGRSITARGLYILCDGMGGHAGGEIASSMTVDILRDYFATCWHEDTLPDELTIREGIVAANEAVFDINQKNAAQGSGRMGTTLVLVLVQDRNIAVAHVGDSRCYGITPTQGLIQLTLDHEVGQQQILRGVDPDIAYGRPDSYQLTQAIGPRDRNYIAPDIRFFELQEDTLIVLASDGLTDNQLLENYWLTNVAPLLSTDSNLQAGVDRLIDFANEYNGHDNITALIVRAKLG, encoded by the coding sequence ATGCTTATCTGTCCCTACTGTCATTCAGTAAATCCGCAGCACCACAATTTTTGTCAAGATTGTGGTCGATCGCTCAAGCACTATGCGTGTAAAAGTTGTGGCAACAATGTAGAATTTGATGCAGAAAGTTGCTCTCAATGTCAAGCAACCAGCGGTACCTACTGGTGGGCGATTATCGAGCCGACGGCGGATGAGAACATCGAGCCACCACAAACTCCGGCTCCGGCTGTAGCAGAAGTTAGAGCCAATGACACAGCAGATGCAGTTTGTAGTAATACTGAAGAGTTATACCCGCTCTCTGTAGCTAGAGAATCGAGCACTGACTATCTAGACAGCGAACAATACCCCAATCCGTGGGATTCCCCCACACCCCCCACCGCAACGCTCGTTCAGCCAACGGGTTCCGCTGGACCTGCAAACGATCTTGCAGATAGCTTATCTGTGCCGCTATCCATTAACGACGATTTAACGATTAGTCCTTGGGATACGACCGATTCACCGCCAGATCCCAGCAACAATAATGGCGTGTCGCCAGCGATCCCGTCTCCAGGGGACGGTCCCAACGACCCAGCCCTCATCAACAGTCAGCCGCTGGTACCGACGACATATCTCGGTCCTCAATGTCAATATAGATTACTCGATCCGGTAGTTATTCAGCTTTTAAAACCGAATGATTCCAGCCAAGTCCGTGTAATCGATCGTCAACCTTTCTGTAATTCCCTGTTGGAGATATTGATGGAGCAAGAACCCGTCACCATAGATAGTATGACTGCTGATGCTGCCAACCAAGCTGTAGACGGTGTAGCGATTGCCCCAATTGCCACGCGTTCGCCAGAAATATACCGCCAATGGCAATTTTGGAATAGCCATGGCATTCCCAAGGTCGCCCAAGCATACATCGCGCTGCAAGTCAGCTTGCCCGGTACGATCCCCACGATCCGAGATAGTTGGAAAAACGATGGCAAAACAGTGACAATCGTCGAAGATCGCAGTACTTGGCCGCAGTTGATCGATAATTGGAACGAGCCGCATATTCCCTCCTCGCAGCGGATTTATTGGCTAGACTCTACACTCAAATTGTGGGTAGCTCTAGAACCGTGGCAAATGCGCCAGAGTTTATTAGAAGTTGCCAATCTGCTGCTGGATGAAGATGGTAGGATTTGCTTTGGGCGGCTGTACCCAGAGCCGACAGATCGCCAACTCCAGCTTGCGGATCTGGCACAGATGTGGAAAGTTTTATTCGATCGATTCAATCTGGCTGACGCGAATCAGTTACACTCATTGTCATTGGTGAATTTGTTACAAGCCATTCACAGCGGTGAAATAGAGCGCGTTGAAGAAGTTAGAGCCAGACTTGGGCAAATTGCTTACGAACTAGAACCCAAGCAACTCAGCGCGCCGCTCCAGCCTCCTAGTTCCGCAGATTTGAGTTCTCCGCAAGATGCGCCGACTATGGCTCTGGCTCTGAACTTACTCGATTTAGAACAAGCGGCGGCAACCCATACAGGCAAAAAACGCGACCATAATGAAGATTGTTACGGGATCGTCAGCCGGATCGATCGACAAGATACCCCTAAAGGCAGAAGCATCACCGCTAGAGGTTTGTATATTCTCTGCGACGGCATGGGGGGACATGCTGGCGGCGAAATCGCCAGCTCCATGACCGTCGATATCTTACGCGATTATTTTGCAACCTGCTGGCATGAGGATACTCTGCCCGACGAGCTTACGATTCGGGAAGGAATCGTAGCCGCAAATGAAGCTGTATTTGATATCAATCAAAAAAATGCCGCCCAGGGCAGTGGCAGAATGGGGACGACACTGGTACTGGTGCTGGTACAAGATCGAAATATTGCCGTCGCCCACGTCGGTGATTCCCGCTGTTATGGCATTACACCCACTCAAGGATTGATCCAGCTCACTTTGGATCATGAAGTCGGACAACAACAAATTTTGCGCGGCGTCGATCCCGATATTGCTTACGGTCGTCCCGATTCTTATCAATTAACTCAGGCGATCGGGCCTAGAGATCGCAATTATATCGCGCCCGATATTAGATTTTTTGAATTGCAAGAAGATACTTTAATTGTCTTGGCTTCAGATGGTTTGACCGATAATCAATTACTCGAAAATTACTGGTTGACAAATGTGGCACCACTATTATCGACTGACTCTAATCTGCAAGCAGGAGTCGATCGATTGATTGATTTTGCCAATGAATATAACGGTCATGATAATATTACCGCACTGATAGTTCGCGCGAAGTTGGGTTAG
- a CDS encoding DUF6930 domain-containing protein, producing the protein MTAISPSTQRRLQQLPQLPSVWEGDRRYVAQLVEDAELEDNDRRELIVWVDGVECVVRSMKVVNSTMGTEAVVRALIEAMEAPQAPSQPGRPQKIIVRDRQLQFYLRGVLQDLDIIVEYVHELPIVDELFNRFSNMAGARASKLPRKYLDLLKATARELWDLAPWSMLADYEAISIELNQWDIEKFYVSVMGMLGMEYGVLLYRSVESLQRFRAMALSEDESNQMESAFLSQDCIFVTFDAVTPDATIDLGELSATEIEPNFGNIHPMEGMRPFLYEEEAIATYIALVALGQFVAAFRQQLQADDLPRLSETIQVPLPDLAPAILPIRGQSIPVTIETLPELSQELLKMHLAMDEGDEFDPLELQIREDLIPDNSFISLGMMPWDRVETIRRSASYHQTSEVKPAGEGLPIISIQTTRPKAREIIERIQQAGGLQGICFNPGEDPISGDSFDLGILQLADGEMQLFGEFYNESAVHIEARKKWNQRSKTTKGYCGLLVAQGLTGKARGNPGIRETIAFLETKSLSNDDLGLGTLQLTPHFE; encoded by the coding sequence ATGACGGCGATTAGTCCTTCCACTCAACGACGACTCCAACAACTCCCTCAACTTCCTAGCGTGTGGGAGGGAGACCGACGATATGTGGCACAGTTGGTTGAAGATGCGGAGTTAGAAGATAACGACAGACGCGAACTGATCGTGTGGGTTGATGGGGTCGAATGCGTAGTGCGATCGATGAAAGTTGTCAATTCGACAATGGGTACCGAAGCAGTCGTCAGGGCACTGATCGAAGCAATGGAAGCACCACAGGCGCCTTCGCAACCAGGACGTCCCCAAAAAATTATCGTGCGCGATCGCCAGTTGCAATTTTACTTACGGGGAGTACTGCAAGACTTAGATATTATCGTCGAGTATGTGCACGAATTGCCGATTGTCGATGAGTTATTCAATCGCTTTAGCAATATGGCAGGGGCGCGCGCGTCCAAGTTACCTCGTAAATATCTCGATCTGCTCAAAGCCACCGCTCGCGAACTCTGGGATTTGGCTCCCTGGTCGATGTTAGCCGACTATGAAGCAATCTCGATCGAATTAAATCAGTGGGATATCGAGAAATTTTATGTCTCGGTGATGGGAATGCTGGGCATGGAATATGGAGTATTGCTCTATCGCTCGGTCGAGTCACTGCAACGGTTTCGGGCAATGGCACTGAGCGAAGATGAATCCAATCAAATGGAGTCGGCTTTTCTATCGCAAGATTGTATTTTTGTGACTTTTGATGCCGTTACCCCAGATGCGACGATCGATCTGGGCGAACTATCAGCCACAGAGATCGAGCCAAACTTTGGAAATATTCATCCCATGGAGGGTATGCGCCCCTTCTTGTACGAGGAAGAAGCGATCGCTACATATATAGCTCTAGTCGCACTGGGGCAGTTTGTAGCGGCATTTAGACAGCAGCTCCAAGCTGACGATCTGCCTAGGCTGAGCGAGACAATCCAGGTACCACTGCCCGATCTCGCACCAGCAATACTACCGATTCGGGGACAATCAATCCCGGTGACGATCGAGACTTTGCCAGAATTATCTCAAGAATTGCTCAAAATGCATCTAGCGATGGATGAAGGCGATGAGTTCGATCCTCTAGAGCTACAAATTCGCGAAGATTTAATTCCTGACAACTCATTTATTAGTTTGGGCATGATGCCTTGGGATCGAGTCGAAACCATCCGCCGCTCGGCTAGCTATCATCAGACGAGTGAAGTCAAGCCAGCCGGAGAAGGATTACCAATTATTTCGATCCAAACGACACGCCCCAAAGCCCGCGAGATTATCGAACGGATTCAACAAGCTGGCGGCTTACAGGGTATTTGTTTCAATCCTGGCGAAGATCCGATCTCTGGCGATAGTTTTGACTTGGGGATTCTCCAACTAGCAGATGGTGAAATGCAGCTATTTGGCGAATTTTATAACGAAAGTGCGGTGCATATCGAAGCGCGGAAAAAGTGGAATCAACGCAGCAAAACAACAAAGGGTTATTGCGGACTGCTCGTCGCTCAAGGCTTGACGGGTAAAGCGCGCGGCAATCCGGGCATTCGGGAAACGATCGCTTTTCTGGAGACTAAGTCTCTATCTAATGACGACCTGGGGTTAGGAACGCTACAGTTGACACCTCATTTTGAGTAG
- a CDS encoding HesB/IscA family protein translates to MTEVITPKKPSIQMTDNALHHVLALREKQGKDLCLRVGVRQGGCSGMSYVMDFEDPSQIREDDEICDYGGFKLVCDRKSMLYVYGLVLDYSDAMIGGGFQFTNPNAAQSCGCGKSFAV, encoded by the coding sequence ATGACTGAAGTAATCACACCCAAAAAGCCCAGCATCCAAATGACCGATAATGCACTCCACCACGTACTAGCACTGCGCGAAAAACAAGGTAAAGATCTGTGTCTGCGCGTTGGCGTCCGCCAAGGTGGCTGTTCGGGCATGTCCTACGTGATGGATTTTGAAGATCCCAGCCAAATTCGGGAAGATGATGAAATTTGTGACTATGGTGGTTTTAAACTAGTCTGCGATCGCAAGAGTATGTTATATGTCTATGGACTCGTCCTCGACTACAGCGACGCGATGATCGGCGGTGGTTTTCAATTCACTAACCCCAATGCGGCGCAGAGTTGTGGTTGTGGGAAGTCTTTTGCAGTATAA
- a CDS encoding M48 family metallopeptidase, with the protein MLPTKTQLIGLKADRFRHPLDLEATINLRRLPGLDLLVRNLLGGVSEDFLYLNNIAASVLIGEKQLPDIHKLLVEACQILDLEVPQLYLKQNPAPNAYTMAMRGKKPFIVVHTSLVDLLTPAELQAVIAHELGHLKCEHGVYLTLANIIVLATSGLMPAGIGNAIAQNLQAQMLQWLRCAEFSCDRAALLVSQDPKTVISVLMKLSGGSPILAPMLNVDAFLDQARAYEAIGTTNFGKMLAAAQTEQLSHPVPVLRAKEIDLWSQTDNYQSLLNNPTMRYDKQAINSGGWRNW; encoded by the coding sequence ATGTTACCTACTAAAACTCAATTAATCGGTCTCAAAGCTGACAGATTCCGTCATCCCCTAGACTTAGAAGCAACTATTAACCTCCGCCGACTCCCTGGATTGGATCTGCTAGTGCGGAACTTATTAGGTGGAGTAAGCGAAGACTTTTTATATCTGAATAATATTGCCGCCAGCGTCCTCATCGGCGAAAAACAACTCCCAGATATACATAAATTACTCGTCGAAGCTTGTCAGATCCTCGACTTAGAAGTCCCACAACTTTATCTCAAACAAAATCCCGCACCTAATGCTTATACGATGGCGATGCGGGGCAAGAAACCCTTCATTGTCGTCCATACCTCTTTAGTCGATTTACTGACCCCCGCCGAGCTGCAAGCAGTGATCGCGCACGAATTGGGGCATCTCAAATGCGAACACGGCGTCTACCTGACGCTGGCAAATATCATCGTCCTGGCTACCAGTGGTTTAATGCCAGCAGGCATTGGTAACGCGATCGCCCAAAACCTGCAAGCGCAAATGCTACAATGGTTGCGCTGTGCCGAGTTTAGTTGCGACAGAGCGGCTCTCCTCGTCAGCCAAGATCCCAAAACGGTAATTTCAGTCTTGATGAAACTCTCCGGCGGTTCGCCAATCCTAGCACCAATGCTCAACGTCGATGCCTTTCTCGATCAGGCTCGCGCCTACGAAGCGATCGGGACGACTAATTTTGGCAAAATGCTCGCCGCCGCTCAAACCGAACAGCTCTCTCACCCAGTTCCCGTCTTGCGCGCCAAAGAAATCGATCTGTGGTCGCAAACTGATAATTATCAGTCCTTGCTAAATAACCCAACTATGCGTTATGATAAGCAAGCTATAAATTCGGGCGGCTGGCGGAATTGGTAG